A genomic segment from Streptosporangium roseum DSM 43021 encodes:
- a CDS encoding leucine-rich repeat domain-containing protein yields MKSEIGRRTAHARIDRCLRDGSTTLDLSSLGLSEIPESLSDLTHLARLDLSENNLSDIPSSLRDLPALTELNLRANFLETVSDTLGDLVTLEVLDLRENGLSQAPDSLGNLIALTELNLSENYLSALPDTLKNLTALTRLNLSSLGMLAPEFFPTLGLTTLPEWLGNLTDLTELDLSSNRLTALPEVLGNLTDLTLLNLSGNRLTTLPDTLGNLASLTKLSLYGNQLTALPETLGNLTDLTELDLSSNRLTTLPDTLGNLASLTMLSLYGNQLTALPETLGNLTNLTELDLSSNRLTTLPEVLGNLTDLTTFIAHDNLLTAVPEWLGDITDLTLLGLSGNRLTTLPDTLGNLTSLTMLSLYGNQLTALPETLGNLTDLTDLELWNNRLTALPESLGDLPDLTWINLSGNPIDADDR; encoded by the coding sequence ATGAAGTCCGAGATCGGCCGCAGGACCGCCCACGCGCGCATCGACAGGTGCCTGCGGGACGGATCGACCACGCTCGACCTGTCCTCCCTCGGCCTGAGCGAGATCCCCGAATCACTTAGCGACCTCACCCACCTGGCCAGGCTCGACCTGAGCGAGAACAATCTGAGCGACATACCCAGCTCGCTGCGGGACCTCCCCGCCCTCACCGAGCTCAACCTGCGTGCAAACTTTCTGGAGACCGTATCCGACACGCTGGGAGACCTCGTCACCCTCGAGGTGCTCGACCTGCGTGAAAACGGCCTGAGCCAGGCACCCGACTCGTTGGGAAACCTCATCGCCCTCACCGAGCTCAACCTGAGTGAGAACTATCTGAGCGCCCTGCCCGACACGCTGAAAAACCTCACCGCCCTCACCAGACTCAACCTGTCCTCGCTCGGGATGCTGGCGCCGGAGTTCTTCCCCACACTCGGATTGACGACGTTGCCCGAATGGCTGGGCAACCTCACCGACCTCACCGAACTCGACCTGAGCAGCAACCGGCTCACCGCCCTGCCCGAGGTATTGGGCAACCTCACCGACCTCACCCTGCTGAATCTGAGCGGTAACCGGCTCACCACCCTGCCCGACACGCTGGGCAACCTTGCCAGCCTCACGAAGCTCAGCCTGTACGGCAATCAGCTCACCGCCCTGCCCGAGACACTGGGCAACCTCACCGACCTCACCGAACTCGACCTGAGCAGCAACCGGCTCACCACCCTGCCTGACACGCTGGGCAACCTTGCCAGCCTCACGATGCTCAGCCTGTACGGCAATCAGCTCACCGCCCTGCCCGAGACACTGGGCAACCTCACCAACCTCACCGAACTCGACCTGAGCAGCAACCGGCTCACCACCCTGCCCGAGGTATTGGGCAACCTCACCGACCTCACCACGTTCATCGCACACGACAACCTGCTCACCGCGGTGCCGGAGTGGTTGGGGGACATCACCGATCTCACCCTGCTGGGTCTGAGCGGTAACCGGCTCACCACCCTGCCCGACACGCTGGGGAATCTCACCAGCCTCACGATGCTCAGCCTGTACGGCAATCAGCTCACCGCCCTGCCCGAGACACTGGGCAACCTCACCGACCTCACCGATCTCGAACTGTGGAACAACCGGCTCACCGCCCTGCCCGAGTCGCTCGGCGACCTCCCCGACCTCACCTGGATCAACCTGTCGGGTAACCCGATCGACGCCGACGACCGCTGA
- a CDS encoding phosphotransferase-like protein — protein MGDRHPVPPRAAGLGRWARRLAEEGEVARGNESGLARGHLRTVHEHGFAYDMTVGTSTETPADLAKAVLRRPQNRL, from the coding sequence TTGGGGGATCGACACCCTGTTCCACCTCGTGCCGCCGGACTGGGGCGGTGGGCGCGGCGGTTGGCCGAGGAAGGGGAGGTGGCGCGCGGCAACGAAAGCGGACTCGCACGTGGGCACCTGCGCACGGTCCACGAGCACGGCTTCGCCTATGACATGACGGTCGGCACCAGCACGGAAACCCCCGCCGACCTGGCCAAAGCCGTCCTGCGACGTCCTCAGAACCGATTGTGA
- a CDS encoding cysteine hydrolase family protein, translating to MTTTALIVGDLQAGIVDNYPFAAGVIPVMEKVLPAARASGIPVIFIRFGLRASGLDIAAGNQLISTLHGAGTLFHEESSETLVHPRIEPLPGEAVVLKRRASAFAATDLDRLLRAQRIDSIVLTGVATGAMVAATLYDAADRDYHVTVLSDACADGEPDVHDFLINRVFPARGADVLTSHEWTARL from the coding sequence ATGACCACCACCGCGCTCATCGTCGGCGACCTGCAGGCGGGCATCGTGGACAACTATCCCTTCGCCGCCGGCGTGATTCCCGTCATGGAAAAGGTTCTCCCCGCGGCCAGAGCCTCCGGAATCCCGGTGATCTTCATACGTTTCGGGCTCCGGGCCTCAGGCCTTGACATAGCAGCGGGAAACCAGTTGATCAGCACCCTGCACGGGGCGGGGACGCTGTTCCACGAAGAATCCTCCGAGACGCTCGTGCACCCGCGCATCGAGCCGTTGCCGGGCGAGGCCGTCGTCCTCAAGCGCCGCGCCAGCGCGTTCGCGGCGACCGACCTCGATCGGCTCCTGCGCGCCCAGCGCATCGACTCGATCGTGCTGACCGGTGTCGCGACCGGGGCGATGGTCGCAGCCACGCTCTACGACGCCGCCGACCGCGACTACCACGTGACCGTGCTCAGCGACGCCTGCGCCGACGGGGAACCGGACGTGCACGACTTCCTGATCAACCGCGTCTTCCCGGCCAGGGGTGCTGACGTCCTCACGAGCCACGAGTGGACCGCCCGCCTGTGA
- a CDS encoding FAD-binding and (Fe-S)-binding domain-containing protein: protein MTQPEPRRLTVPDPAVLVAVESAVPGITRTRASDRLGMAHDASHYLLTPQAVLVPENADQVAALMRTGLPLTFRSGGTSLSGQGVTEHLLVDTRRHFRSIEVLDGGARVRVQPGAVLRQVNSRLAPYGRKLGPDPASESACTVGGVVANNSSGMTCGTHANTYRTLESMTLVLPSGTVLDTGAPDADERLRALEPDLAAGLVRLRDRVRGNPDSVRQVTAQFALKNTMGYGLNSFLDHHSPAQILAHLVIGSEGTLGFIAEAVLRTVPAHPLAATGLLLFPTLRQAMAAMPGLVAADPAAVELLDAESLRVAQGDPQADDVLHALAVRDHAALLVEWQESDPALLAERERAAGELFRALPLAAPARLSRDSRGRAALWHIRKGLYAAVAGARPSGTTALLEDVAVPVAALADLCDDLTALFARHRYERSVIFGHAKDGNLHFMLNERFPADLERYAGFTEDMVGAVLSRGGTLKAEHGTGRVMAPFVRRQYGDELYEVMREVKHLCDPAGTLNPGVVLTDDPHAHLRDLKQVVTVEPEVDRCVECGYCEPVCPSRDLTTTPRQRIVLRRELAAARAAGDRALAVELEREYRYDAVDTCAVDGMCATACPVLINTGDLTKRLRAERHGRLAQKTWKMAANRWTAVAGALDLALDAAAAAPPALSEATSRAARALTGPEAVPRWTRDLPRGGTRRRPAPAQHPDAVYLPSCLNTLFAPADGGPGVMTAFRRLAERAGLRLHIPEAIGSLCCGTPWSSKGYTAGHEIMAGRVREVLLAATDGGRIPVVSDAASCTEGLDRLTTHQVLDAVAYTAEHILPRLPAARRLPSLALHPTCSSARLGLDPAITRIAEAIAERVVIPDGWQCCAFAGDRGLLHPELTASATASEAAVVTVGDFAAHASVNRTCELGLTRATGKPYRHLLELLYEVTA from the coding sequence GTGACCCAGCCCGAACCGCGACGCCTGACCGTGCCCGACCCCGCCGTCCTCGTCGCCGTGGAGTCGGCCGTGCCGGGCATCACCCGTACGCGGGCGAGCGACCGGCTCGGCATGGCGCACGACGCCTCCCACTACCTGCTCACTCCGCAGGCCGTACTGGTGCCGGAGAACGCCGACCAGGTCGCGGCGCTGATGCGTACCGGTCTGCCCCTGACGTTCCGCTCCGGCGGCACCAGCCTCAGCGGGCAGGGGGTGACCGAGCACCTGCTGGTCGACACGCGGCGCCACTTCCGGAGCATCGAGGTGCTGGACGGCGGTGCGCGGGTGCGGGTCCAGCCGGGAGCGGTGCTGCGGCAGGTCAACTCCCGGCTCGCGCCGTACGGCCGCAAGCTGGGCCCCGACCCGGCGAGCGAGTCGGCGTGCACGGTCGGCGGGGTCGTCGCCAACAACTCCAGCGGCATGACCTGCGGCACCCACGCCAACACCTACCGGACACTGGAGTCGATGACCCTGGTGCTGCCCAGCGGTACGGTGCTGGACACCGGCGCCCCTGACGCCGACGAGCGCCTGCGCGCCCTCGAACCGGACCTCGCGGCGGGCCTGGTACGGCTGCGCGACCGGGTCAGGGGCAACCCCGACTCGGTCCGCCAGGTCACCGCGCAGTTCGCGCTGAAGAACACCATGGGCTATGGCCTCAACAGCTTCCTCGACCACCACTCGCCCGCGCAGATCCTCGCCCACCTCGTCATCGGCAGTGAGGGCACCCTGGGGTTCATCGCCGAGGCGGTGCTGCGTACGGTCCCCGCCCACCCCCTGGCCGCCACCGGCCTGCTCCTCTTCCCCACCCTGCGCCAGGCGATGGCGGCCATGCCCGGCCTGGTCGCCGCCGATCCGGCCGCCGTCGAACTGCTGGACGCCGAATCCCTGCGCGTGGCCCAGGGCGACCCCCAGGCCGACGACGTCCTGCACGCGCTCGCCGTCCGGGATCACGCCGCGCTGCTGGTGGAATGGCAGGAGTCCGATCCCGCCCTGCTGGCCGAGCGAGAGCGTGCCGCCGGGGAGCTCTTCCGCGCTCTGCCGCTGGCCGCCCCGGCCCGGCTCAGCAGGGACTCCCGCGGGCGCGCGGCGCTGTGGCACATCCGCAAGGGCCTGTACGCCGCCGTCGCCGGTGCCCGCCCCAGCGGCACCACCGCCCTGCTGGAGGACGTCGCCGTCCCGGTGGCAGCGCTGGCCGACCTGTGCGACGACTTGACCGCCCTGTTTGCCCGGCACCGCTACGAGCGCAGCGTCATCTTCGGTCACGCCAAGGACGGCAACCTGCACTTCATGCTCAACGAGCGCTTCCCCGCCGACCTGGAGCGCTACGCCGGCTTCACCGAGGACATGGTCGGCGCGGTCCTGTCCCGGGGCGGCACGCTCAAGGCCGAGCACGGCACCGGCCGCGTCATGGCCCCCTTCGTCCGCCGCCAGTACGGCGACGAGCTGTACGAGGTGATGCGCGAGGTCAAGCACCTGTGCGACCCTGCCGGCACCCTCAACCCGGGCGTCGTGCTCACCGACGACCCGCACGCGCACCTGCGCGACCTCAAGCAGGTCGTCACCGTCGAGCCCGAGGTGGACCGGTGCGTGGAGTGCGGCTACTGCGAGCCGGTCTGTCCCAGCCGTGACCTGACCACCACCCCGCGCCAGCGGATCGTCCTGCGCCGCGAGCTGGCCGCCGCCCGGGCCGCCGGCGACCGCGCCCTCGCTGTGGAACTGGAGCGCGAGTACCGCTACGACGCCGTGGACACCTGCGCCGTGGACGGCATGTGCGCCACCGCCTGCCCCGTCCTGATCAACACCGGTGACCTGACCAAACGCCTGCGCGCCGAGCGGCACGGCCGCCTGGCGCAGAAGACTTGGAAGATGGCCGCGAACCGCTGGACCGCCGTGGCCGGCGCACTCGACCTGGCCCTGGACGCCGCGGCGGCGGCCCCGCCCGCGCTCTCCGAAGCCACCAGCAGGGCCGCCCGTGCGCTGACCGGTCCCGAGGCCGTCCCGCGGTGGACCCGCGACCTGCCCCGGGGCGGGACCCGCCGCCGCCCCGCCCCGGCCCAGCACCCGGACGCCGTCTATCTGCCCTCCTGCCTGAACACCCTGTTCGCACCCGCCGACGGGGGGCCGGGCGTGATGACCGCCTTCCGGCGCCTCGCCGAGCGCGCGGGCCTGCGCCTCCACATCCCCGAGGCGATCGGGAGCCTGTGCTGCGGCACCCCCTGGTCCTCCAAGGGCTACACCGCGGGCCACGAGATCATGGCCGGCCGCGTCCGCGAGGTCCTGCTGGCCGCCACCGACGGCGGCCGCATCCCGGTCGTCAGCGACGCCGCGTCCTGCACCGAGGGCTTGGACCGCCTCACCACCCACCAGGTGCTCGACGCGGTCGCCTACACGGCCGAGCACATCCTGCCCCGGCTACCGGCCGCCCGCCGCCTGCCCTCGCTCGCACTGCACCCCACGTGCTCCTCCGCCCGCCTCGGCCTGGACCCCGCGATCACCCGGATCGCCGAGGCCATCGCCGAGCGGGTCGTCATCCCGGACGGCTGGCAGTGCTGCGCCTTCGCCGGCGACCGTGGCCTGCTGCACCCGGAGCTGACCGCCTCGGCCACCGCGTCAGAAGCCGCCGTGGTGACCGTCGGAGACTTCGCCGCCCACGCCTCGGTCAACCGTACGTGCGAACTCGGTTTGACCCGCGCGACCGGCAAGCCGTACCGCCACCTGCTCGAACTTCTCTACGAGGTCACCGCCTGA
- a CDS encoding TIR domain-containing protein: protein MGSDPPKRYAAFISYSHSAEGAFAPALQEGLQRLAKPWRRQRALEVFRDQTGLAVSAGLWPSICAALDGSSWLVLLASPQAAQSAWVGKEIERWIATKGSQTILPVVTDGTWVWDERAGDFDREASTAVHPALHGVFAAEPRHLDMTWAKQETHLTLRNPRFRDAVAELAAPMHGLTKDELEGDDVRQQRRTIRLARGTVAGLAVLTLAASSAAVVAVNTAEQAGVQRRRAEAQKNLALSRQLVAQSEQLWSADPLTARRLALTAYRLAPTDDARYSMLAAMTLSGRAVLNGHTDYVLAVAFSPDGRTLATGGNDKTIRLWEVATRRPIGEPLIGHTAEVNVVAFSPDGRTLATGSRDRTVRLWDVATQRPIGDAFTSSADEVNAVAFSPDGHTLATSGGDNMIRLWDVASRRPIGKPLTGHTAEVNAVVFSPDGRTLATGGDDNMIRLWDAASRRPIGKPLTGHTKKVTSVAFSPDGRTLATSGGDNMIRLWDAASRRPIGKLLTGHTAGVLSVAFSADGRTLASGSLDRSIRLWDVATRSSIGEPLVGHTDAVYAVAFSADNRTVASAGSDTSVRLWDASAHRPAGEPLTGHTDAVYAVAFSPDGRTLATGGGDKTVRLWDGATRRPIGKPLTGHTDAVESVAFSPDGRTLASGGDDHTVRLWEVATRRPIGEPMNGPLALSVDFSPDGRTLASGGGDHTVRLWEVATRRPIGEPLIGHTAEVNAVAFSPDGRILATSGADYTVRLWDVATRRPIGEPLTGHTETVWSVAFSPDGHIVASAAGDNTVRLWDVTTRRPIGNPMSVFSVWVGSVAFSPDGRMLASASSTDAVQLWDVATRRPIGEVLNGPADVVGSVAFSPDGRMLASANWDNTARIWDLTAFSNPFKTLCDAGGSLPSAEWNRYLPGEPYQQLCPGVS, encoded by the coding sequence ATGGGCAGCGACCCGCCCAAGCGGTATGCGGCGTTCATCTCCTATTCGCACAGTGCGGAAGGCGCTTTTGCGCCTGCGTTGCAGGAGGGTCTGCAGAGGCTGGCCAAGCCGTGGCGTCGACAACGGGCGCTGGAGGTGTTTCGCGACCAGACCGGCCTGGCGGTCAGCGCCGGCCTGTGGCCGAGTATCTGCGCGGCCCTGGACGGCTCGTCCTGGCTGGTGTTGCTGGCCTCGCCGCAGGCGGCGCAGTCGGCCTGGGTGGGCAAGGAGATCGAACGCTGGATCGCCACCAAAGGATCGCAGACGATCTTGCCGGTGGTCACCGACGGCACATGGGTGTGGGACGAGCGGGCCGGTGACTTCGACCGGGAGGCCTCCACAGCCGTGCACCCGGCCCTTCACGGGGTGTTCGCGGCCGAACCGCGGCATCTCGATATGACCTGGGCCAAGCAGGAGACTCATCTGACGCTGCGTAATCCCCGCTTCCGCGACGCGGTCGCCGAGCTCGCCGCGCCCATGCACGGCCTGACCAAGGACGAACTCGAAGGCGATGATGTCCGCCAGCAGCGGCGGACGATCCGGCTGGCGCGCGGCACGGTGGCAGGCCTGGCCGTCTTGACCTTGGCGGCGTCGAGCGCAGCGGTGGTGGCCGTCAACACCGCTGAACAAGCCGGCGTCCAGCGGCGAAGGGCCGAGGCGCAGAAGAACTTGGCCCTGTCGCGTCAGCTGGTCGCGCAGAGCGAGCAGTTGTGGAGCGCCGATCCTCTCACCGCGCGGCGACTGGCCCTGACCGCCTATCGGCTGGCTCCCACCGATGATGCCCGCTACAGCATGCTGGCCGCCATGACCCTTTCCGGGCGCGCCGTCCTCAACGGCCACACCGACTATGTCCTGGCGGTCGCCTTCAGCCCGGACGGGCGCACCCTGGCCACCGGCGGAAACGACAAGACGATCCGGCTGTGGGAGGTGGCTACTCGCCGCCCGATCGGCGAACCGCTGATCGGCCACACCGCCGAGGTCAACGTGGTGGCCTTCAGCCCGGACGGGCGCACCCTGGCCACCGGAAGCCGGGACCGAACCGTCCGGCTGTGGGACGTGGCCACCCAGCGCCCGATCGGTGATGCGTTCACCAGCTCTGCCGACGAGGTCAATGCGGTGGCGTTCAGCCCGGACGGGCACACCCTGGCCACCAGCGGCGGCGACAACATGATCCGGCTGTGGGACGTGGCCAGCCGCCGCCCGATCGGCAAACCGCTGACCGGCCACACCGCCGAGGTCAACGCGGTGGTCTTCAGCCCGGACGGGCGCACCCTGGCCACCGGCGGAGACGACAACATGATTCGGCTGTGGGATGCGGCCAGCCGCCGCCCGATCGGCAAACCCCTGACCGGCCACACTAAAAAGGTCACCTCGGTGGCGTTCAGCCCCGACGGGCGCACCCTGGCCACCAGCGGCGGCGACAACATGATCCGGCTGTGGGATGCGGCCAGCCGCCGCCCGATCGGCAAACTCCTGACCGGCCACACGGCGGGAGTCCTCTCAGTAGCCTTCAGCGCGGACGGGCGCACCCTCGCCAGTGGCAGTCTTGACCGGTCGATCCGATTGTGGGATGTGGCCACACGCAGTTCGATCGGTGAACCACTCGTCGGGCACACCGACGCGGTATACGCGGTGGCCTTCAGCGCGGACAACCGTACCGTGGCCAGCGCCGGATCCGACACGTCGGTGCGCTTATGGGACGCCTCAGCCCATCGCCCGGCCGGTGAACCGCTGACCGGCCACACCGACGCGGTATACGCGGTGGCGTTCAGCCCCGACGGGCGCACCCTGGCCACCGGCGGCGGCGACAAGACCGTCCGGCTGTGGGACGGCGCCACCCGCCGCCCCATCGGAAAACCGCTGACCGGCCACACCGACGCGGTCGAGTCGGTGGCGTTCAGCCCTGACGGGCGCACCCTGGCATCCGGCGGAGACGACCACACGGTCCGGCTGTGGGAGGTGGCTACTCGCCGTCCGATCGGTGAGCCGATGAACGGCCCTCTCGCGCTCAGCGTGGACTTCAGTCCGGACGGTCGCACCCTGGCATCCGGTGGCGGCGACCACACGGTCCGGCTGTGGGAGGTGGCTACTCGCCGTCCGATCGGCGAACCGCTGATCGGCCACACCGCCGAGGTCAACGCGGTGGCCTTCAGCCCGGACGGGCGCATCCTGGCCACCAGCGGCGCCGACTACACGGTCCGGCTGTGGGATGTCGCCACCCGCCGCCCCATCGGTGAACCGCTGACCGGGCACACCGAAACCGTATGGTCGGTCGCCTTCAGCCCTGACGGGCATATCGTGGCCAGTGCCGCCGGCGACAACACTGTCCGGCTGTGGGATGTCACCACTCGCCGCCCGATCGGCAATCCCATGAGCGTGTTTAGCGTCTGGGTCGGCTCGGTGGCGTTCAGCCCCGACGGGCGCATGCTGGCCAGCGCCAGCAGCACCGACGCGGTGCAGCTGTGGGACGTCGCAACGCGCCGGCCCATCGGCGAAGTGCTGAACGGGCCTGCCGACGTGGTCGGCTCGGTGGCGTTCAGCCCCGACGGGCGCATGCTGGCCAGCGCCAACTGGGACAACACGGCGCGGATATGGGACCTGACCGCCTTCAGTAACCCCTTCAAAACCCTGTGCGACGCCGGGGGCTCGCTGCCGTCGGCCGAGTGGAACCGCTACCTTCCCGGGGAGCCCTATCAGCAGTTATGCCCCGGCGTTTCCTGA
- a CDS encoding neutral zinc metallopeptidase, whose translation MRTLLVALMAGALFSLPLTGTAHAAPGTSAVLTGNPLYKTGAIPRQTCEEPAFTSASHDGARLYVIEMSACLDRVWSAQVRKAGFTWTKPKVVVSHKDRVKTACGPYYPGDTFSLYCIGTGTIYLMVTDSALSNELDHPRMLESLAIGYSYHVQQLGGILSEERRAEAKMSKKQRWALSAKVSLQNLCLTGAFLGSVWDSLSHTKAYGTDLIIDWKSVEGDHKEQGKAKNRVYWEQRGFDTLRPGACNTFTAPAGRVA comes from the coding sequence ATGCGTACCCTCCTCGTCGCCCTCATGGCCGGCGCGCTGTTCAGCCTGCCCCTCACCGGGACCGCCCACGCGGCCCCCGGGACCTCGGCGGTCCTCACCGGCAACCCCCTCTACAAGACCGGCGCGATCCCCCGGCAGACCTGTGAGGAACCCGCCTTCACCAGCGCCAGCCACGACGGCGCACGCCTCTACGTCATCGAGATGTCCGCCTGTCTCGACCGGGTGTGGTCGGCGCAGGTGAGGAAGGCGGGCTTCACCTGGACCAAGCCCAAGGTCGTGGTGTCGCACAAGGACCGTGTCAAGACCGCCTGCGGCCCCTACTACCCCGGCGACACCTTCAGCCTGTACTGCATCGGCACCGGGACCATCTATCTCATGGTCACCGACTCGGCGCTGAGCAATGAGCTCGACCACCCGCGCATGCTGGAAAGCCTGGCGATCGGCTACTCCTATCACGTGCAGCAGCTGGGCGGCATTCTCAGCGAGGAGCGGCGGGCCGAGGCGAAAATGTCGAAGAAGCAGCGATGGGCGCTGAGCGCGAAGGTCTCCCTGCAGAACCTCTGCCTCACCGGGGCCTTCCTCGGAAGTGTCTGGGACTCTCTCTCCCACACCAAGGCCTACGGCACCGATCTCATCATCGACTGGAAGTCGGTGGAAGGCGACCACAAGGAGCAGGGCAAGGCCAAGAACCGGGTCTACTGGGAACAGCGCGGCTTCGACACCCTGCGGCCCGGAGCGTGCAACACCTTCACCGCACCGGCGGGAAGAGTCGCCTGA
- a CDS encoding AraC family transcriptional regulator, whose protein sequence is MVFDSVHFDLQPYAGFDVNRYVRRTHCSWEDLGWQSLLAQRFDHVPLVEDMELPAAADLHLILPVGGRTVMETRIGGRWSRHTWVPGRLELGVPDRPALRRYRADSPLRSVQVHIPRGTVERTAEQLGGRAVDYASMAASVAAGDPLIEEAVRAVGSADETGDLYAESAAAFLAVHLLTRHSRLPGQRAPVREDARVRAAIALMRDRLAEPLTLADIADEVYLSVYHLVRVFNRATGETPHRFLTRLRIEKAQHLLRDTDLAVAQIAPLCGFASPGALSTAFLRHTGARPSAYRNS, encoded by the coding sequence ATGGTGTTCGACTCCGTTCATTTCGATCTCCAGCCCTATGCCGGTTTCGACGTGAATCGATACGTTCGGCGGACGCACTGCAGCTGGGAGGACCTCGGCTGGCAGTCCTTGCTCGCGCAACGGTTCGACCACGTCCCGCTGGTCGAGGACATGGAGTTGCCGGCCGCGGCGGACTTGCATCTGATACTGCCCGTAGGAGGCCGGACTGTGATGGAGACGCGGATCGGTGGTCGATGGAGCCGCCACACCTGGGTACCGGGGCGGCTCGAACTGGGCGTCCCGGACCGGCCTGCCCTCCGCCGCTATCGCGCGGACAGCCCGTTGCGCAGCGTGCAGGTCCATATCCCGCGCGGCACCGTCGAACGGACCGCGGAGCAGCTGGGTGGCCGCGCGGTGGACTACGCGAGCATGGCGGCGTCCGTGGCCGCCGGCGATCCGCTGATCGAGGAGGCTGTCCGCGCCGTCGGCTCCGCGGACGAGACCGGCGACCTGTACGCCGAGTCCGCGGCCGCCTTCCTGGCCGTGCACCTGCTCACCCGCCATTCCCGGCTACCCGGTCAACGGGCGCCGGTGCGGGAGGACGCACGCGTCCGCGCGGCGATCGCCCTCATGCGTGACCGACTGGCCGAACCGCTCACCCTGGCCGACATCGCGGACGAGGTGTATCTCAGCGTCTATCACCTCGTCCGCGTGTTCAACCGAGCAACAGGAGAAACGCCTCACCGCTTCCTCACCCGATTGCGGATCGAGAAGGCGCAACACCTGCTGCGGGATACCGACCTCGCAGTCGCCCAGATCGCGCCGCTCTGCGGTTTCGCCAGTCCCGGTGCTCTGTCGACGGCCTTCCTGCGGCACACGGGCGCTCGTCCCTCGGCATATCGCAATTCCTGA
- a CDS encoding DUF6461 domain-containing protein codes for MIASPDDYSRFPSEHLPDLGGAYCFTYVRGLTPEELVTRLGARVEDCSHMTLDELTQDSYSGSYERRTFGAVAIGDWVLLVEANGSLGVTDEIIMPLSAGTRLVSHFYLDIKCMDYFHWIEDGKTRFDYLHQDGYSHWIKNGKIQPEFPHQEGYSEEMPDELAETMERIDSVYPEFTDPHEGPAFLLAERLTGITMTPQLLEESTYLCGVVPEPR; via the coding sequence ATGATCGCGTCCCCTGACGACTACTCCCGATTCCCCTCCGAGCACCTCCCCGACCTGGGGGGTGCCTACTGCTTCACCTACGTCCGCGGCCTGACGCCTGAGGAACTGGTGACCCGGCTCGGCGCCCGGGTCGAAGACTGCTCTCACATGACGCTTGACGAGCTGACCCAGGATTCCTACTCCGGCTCTTACGAGCGGCGAACCTTCGGTGCCGTCGCCATCGGAGACTGGGTACTCCTCGTCGAGGCCAACGGCTCGCTCGGCGTCACCGACGAGATCATCATGCCGCTGTCGGCAGGCACCCGCCTCGTCTCCCACTTCTACCTCGACATCAAGTGCATGGACTACTTCCACTGGATCGAAGACGGAAAGACCCGGTTCGATTACCTGCACCAGGACGGCTACTCCCACTGGATCAAAAACGGAAAGATCCAGCCTGAGTTCCCGCACCAGGAAGGCTACTCAGAGGAGATGCCGGACGAACTCGCAGAGACCATGGAGCGGATCGACTCCGTCTACCCAGAGTTCACCGACCCCCACGAAGGGCCGGCGTTCCTCCTGGCCGAGCGCCTCACCGGGATCACGATGACGCCGCAGCTGCTGGAGGAGTCCACCTATCTGTGCGGAGTCGTTCCCGAACCGAGGTGA